In Cyclopterus lumpus isolate fCycLum1 chromosome 9, fCycLum1.pri, whole genome shotgun sequence, a single genomic region encodes these proteins:
- the LOC117736672 gene encoding tripartite motif-containing protein 16-like: MLAVLVEQLKKTGLQAAPADHCYAGPEDVGCDVCTGRRLKAFKSCLVCLVSLCEDHLQPHYQSPAYEKHQLVDPSNQLQENICSRHDEVMKMFCRTDQQCICYLCSLDEHKGHDTVSAAAERTERQRELEGSRLNIQQRIQDREKDLKLLHQEVEAINLSADKTVEDSEKMFTELIRLMENRSSDVKQQVRSQQRTEVSRVKELQEKLEQEITELKRNDAELKLLSHTEDLNQLLHHYPSLSPLSGSTDSSSINIRPLRYFEDVTAAVSGLRDELQDVLRDKWTNVSLTGTEVDVLLSAPEPTTRDGFLRCSCDITLDPNTANTRLLLSDGNRKGTLMEKHQSYSSHPDRFSGWFQVLSRESLTGRCYWEVEWRGGGVRVAVSYKNIMRTGDECRFGFNNKSWVLLCYNNSFIFLHNEVHTPVSGPPSSRLGVYLDHRAGILSFYSVSETMTLLHRVQTTFTQPLYAGLWFYSPGVTAEFCKLK, translated from the coding sequence ATGTTGGCAGTTttagtggagcagctgaagaagactggactccaagctgctcctgctgatcactgctatgctggacctgaagatgtgggctgtgatgtctgcactgggaggagactgaaggccttcaagtcctgtctggtgtgtctggtCTCTTTATGTGAGGACCACCTTCAGCCTCATTATCAATCACCTGCCTATGAAaaacaccagctggtggacccctccaaccagctccaggagaacatctgctctcgtcacgatgaggtgatgaagatgttctgccgtactgatcagcagtgtatctgctacctctgctctctggatgaacataaaggccacgacaccgtctcagctgcagcagaaaggaccgagaggcagagagagctggaggggagtcgactaaacatccagcagagaatccaggacagagagaaagacctgaagctgctccatcaggaggtggaggccatcaacctctctgctgataaaacagtggaggacagCGAGAAGATGTTCACTGAGCTGATCCGTCTCATGGAGAACAGAAGCtctgatgtgaagcagcaggtcagatcccagcagagaactgaagtgagtcgagtcaaagagcttcaggagaagctggagcaggagatcactgagctgaagaggaacgacgctgagctgaagctgctctcacacacagaggatctcaACCAGCTTCTCCACCACTACCCCTCACTGTCACCACTCAGTGGGTCTACAGACTCATCCAGCATCAACATCCGTCCTCTGAGATACTTTGAGGACGTGACGGCGGCTGTTTCAGGACTCAGAGATGAACTACAGGACGTCCTGAGAGACAAGTGGACAAACGTCTCACTGACGGGGACTGAAGTGGATGTTTTACTGTCTGCACCAGAGCCCACGACCAGAGATGGATTCTTAAGATGTTCATGTGACATCACtctggatccaaacacagcaaacacacgGCTGTTATTATCTGATGGGAACAGAAAAGGAACTTTAATGGAGAAACATCAGTCTTATTCTAGTCACCCAGACAGGTTCAGTGGATGGTTTCAGGTCCTGAgtagagagagtctgactggacgttgttactgggaggtggagtggagaggaggaggagttagaGTAGCAGTTTCATACAAGAACATCATGAGAACAGGGGATGAATGTAGGTTTGGATTCAATAACAAATCTTGGGTGTTACTTTGTTACAACAACAGTTTTATATTTCTTCACAACGAAGTCCACACCCCCGTCTCTGGTCCTCCGTCCTCCAGACTAGGAgtgtacctggatcacagagcaggtattctgtccttctacagcgtctctgaaaccatgactctcctccacagagtccagaccacattcactcagcctctctatgcTGGACTTTGGTTTTATTCTCCTGGAGTCACTGCTGAGTTCTGTAAACTCAAATAG